The DNA segment CGAAAAGTTTGCTTGAAAAAGGAACAGTAGTCATCGACTTAATTGGTGGAAGTCCCACAAATAGAAGTGCCGTAGAAAATGTAATCGAATGCACTTACCTCACCGATCCATATTTTGAAGAAGATGGGATTCTTTTTTCTGCATTATGGGGATGGCCAATGATGGGCTTTATGAGAGAAACAGCTATTAAATACAGTGGGCAGATAGCAGATATCCTCATAGGTGAGGATCAATTCATTCAAGGTCTTGACCAATTGGCACCCGGAGTAGAGAAGGCGCTGGTTTGCGGTAAATTCTGACCCACTATTTCTATCTAATTTTTCAGAGCACTTATCATCAGATAGATTTGTATAAATACTACATAGTAGAGTTGTAATAATTCGTGCGACTTTGTGACTAATCATGTATTGTTGCACCTGATCATTCAAAACAAGTATCAACCTTATGAAACTGACTTTATCTAACATTTCGAAAACCTATAAAAATGGGGTAAGAGCCCTTGATAATGTTTCCGTGGAAATAGAAGCAGGAATGTTTGGATTACTTGGGCCAAATGGTGCAGGTAAATCTACCCTAATGAGAACGGTAGCTACTCTCCAGGAGCCAGATTCCGGCACTGCTTTTTTGGATGATTTGGATATCCTCAACAATCAGATTGAACTTCGTAAAGTACTAGGCTATTTACCTCAATCTTTTGGTGTCTATCCCAAGATGAGCGCTGAGGACTTATTGGACTATTTTGCCAAACTGAAGGGAATTTCCAGTAAAGCTGAACGAAATAAAATTGTTCACGCAGCGCTTGAGGTAACCAATCTTTTTGAAGTAAGAAGAAAAAATGTAGCGGGTTATTCCGGGGGGATGAAACAGCGCTTTGGAATCGCTCAACTCTTATTGAATAACCCAAAGCTCATTATCGTGGATGAACCTACCGCTGGTCTTGACCCCGCTGAACGAAATCGCTTTTTGAATGTACTCCGGGAAATTGGAACCAATAATATTGTGATTTTCTCTACCCATATTGTGGATGACGTGAAAGAACTCTGTACTGATATGGCCATTATGAACGGGGGTAAAATCCTGGCTCATCAAACGCCGGAAGAATCTACTAAACAACTGGAAGGTCAAATCTGGACAAAGAATATCCAACGGGAAGAACTGGAAACCCATGAAGCTTCTTTTAATGTGATCTCTTCCAACTTCAACCAGGATAACAGCCTTAACATCCGGGTACACAACCTAACCAAACCTGACGAAAGCTTTTCTGCAAAAAAACCTGAGCTAGAAGATGTCTACTTTGTCACTCTTCACCAGGATCAACAAACCGTTGAAGCAGGAGCTTAATCATGTTCTTCAATATTTTTTGGTTTGAAATAAAGGCCTGGTTCAAGAAACCACTTTTCTACATTTATTCAGGAGTAATGTTCCTGCTTTCTGTATTCATAATGGCGACCGCAGCGGGAATCTTTGAGGGTATTACAGCAAGCATTAACTCAGTAACTATTGTCAATTCTCCTATTGCCATAAATGGTATTCTTAATGAGATGACCTTATTTATTTACTTCCTGCTTCCTTCGATTATTGGTGGGACTATTTATAAGGATTTCCAACATGAGATGTACTCCATAACTTTTTCCTATCCATTTAGGAAGTGGGAGTACCTGTTTGCAAAGTTTTTAAGTGGGATGACTATTGCGCTCATCGTCGTTGTAATTACAGCCATAGGTATTATGCTTGGTTCGGTGATGCCTGGTACTAATCCAGACCTTTTAGGGCCATTCCGATTGATGAGCTATTTGCAGTCATTCATCATGTTTATCATCCCGAATATCTTCTTCTATGGAGCTATTGTTTTTGCGGTAGTAACTTTTATGAGAAGCGTAAGTGTGGGCTTCCTGGCTGTGCTTGTTCTCATAATCGTTCAGACTGTAGCGAACCTACTCAGTATAAGATTAGATAATGAACTACTTTCAGCAATGATTGACCCATTTGGAGCCCAGTCATTGAATTACTATACCCAATACTGGACGATCTATGAGCAAAATGAAAATATGCTTCCTTGGGAAAATATTATCATTTACAATCGGTTGCTTTGGTCTGGAATTGGTGTAATTATTTTTGGACTGGTTTACTACAGCTTTAGCTTCAGTCAGCAGGCATTTAGTTTTAGCTTCTTCAAAAAGCCTGGTGAGGTAGTAACAAAGAAAAACTTCGGAAGCATACTCGCTGTGCAACTCCCCAAAGTATCTTTCAATCATACATTTACTCAGCATCTGAAGCTTGCATGGAGCACTTCTAATACTGATTTAAAGTATATCATAAGAGGATGGCCGTTCATTATCATTGCTATTATCGGAGTACTAATATCTTTATTAACTATTACTCTTGGTGGTGAAATCTATGGAACAGATACTCTTCCGGTTACCTGGCAAATGCTTGAACTACCCGGCACCTTTTTTGGTCTGTTCATCAACCTACTCACCTTTTTGTATGCTGGAATCTTACTACATCGAGCAAGGACGTATAAAGTAGATCAGCTGCTTCATTCCACTCCAATTCCCAATTGGTCGTTATTACTATCCAAATTTTTTGCATTGGTGAAAATGCAGGCCTTGCTTCTTGGAACCATAATGCTTGTTGGTATTGGAGTACAAATGTTTAATGGCTACTTCAAATTTGAGATCGGTCAATACCTTTTCAATCTGTATGGAATTGAACTTATTCATGTTGTCATTTGGGGCTTACTAGCCATTTTTATTCATACTTGGTTCAAAAATTATTACATAGGATTCTTCCTTCTACTATTAATCTCTATTGGTTTGACCTTTATTGATGGCATCGGTATTGAACAGGATATATTTAAGTACAATAGTGGGCCTAATGCCAACTATTCCGATATGAACGGCTATGGTAGCTCCCTGGGGATTTATTTCGTGTATAAAATCTACTGGCTATTACTTGGTATTAGTATGTACATCCTATCCATTCTTTTCCTGAACCGAGGATTAGCAGATCGATTCAAGGGGCGCTGGGTAAAGGCTAAAAAAGAATTCTCTCCGGTATTATCTTCCCTACTCGTATTCTCGTTTGGAGCTTTCCTCTTCATAGGCGGTTACATTTATTATGTCAATAACATTGAAAATGAGTACCTCACTTCTAAAGAATGGGAAGCCCGGCAAGCTCAGTGGGAAATTAATTATGGAAAATATGAACATATCCCTCAACCCAGAATTGTAAGTGCGAATATTGATCTTGATATCTATCCTGAAACGAGAGACTTCAAAGCAAAGGGAACCTATATCCTAAAGAATAAAACGCCTTTTGCCATCGATTCTATCCATATAGATCACAGCAGCAGAGAAACCAACTTTGATTTCGAAGCCGACTATGAACTGGTTATGGAAGATGATTCCATGAACTATGACATCTTCCAACTGGCTGAGCCACTTCAGCCCGGAGACTCTCTTGTATTCAATTTCGAAGTATGGAATGCTCCAAATACCATTCTTAGAAATAACTCCCCGATTCTGAACAACGGAACATTTATCAATAATGGGCTCTTCCCCAGAATTGGATATAACCCACAAAGTGAGTTGATTGGAGAAGATTCCCGGGAAAAGTTTGGACTTCCTCCTAAAGAACGAATGGCTCCGCAAACTGATAGTGCCTCCCTTCAGAATAACTACATCTCCTACGATGCAGACTGGATTGATTTCGAAACCACTATTAGTACCTCTCCCGACCAAATAGCAGTTGCTCCAGGGTATTTGCAAAAAGAATGGGAGGAAGATGGACGTCGCTATTTCCATTACAAAATGGATAGTAAGATGCTCAACTTCTACTCTTTCATGTCTGCTCGTTTTGAAGTAGCCCGTGATACATGGAATGGATTGCCTATTGAGATCTACTACCACAAGGATCACGACTATAATATCGACCGGATGATCAAAGGGGTACAACGAGGCCTGGACTATTTCACAGAAGAATTCAGTCCTTACCAACATAAGCAGGTTCGCATCCTGGAATTCCCTCGAACCAGTGGGGGCTTCGCTCAGTCCTTTGCCAATACCATTCCTTATTCAGAGGCTATTGGGTTCATCGCTAAAGTTGACGATGAAAATGAAGATGGCGTCGATTATCCCTTTAGTATAACCGCACATGAAGTAGCTCACCAGTGGTGGGCACATCAGGTGATCGGAGCCAATGTTCAGGGAGCTACAGTAATGTCTGAAAGCATGTCGGAATACAGTTCCTTAAAAGTTTTGGAAAAGGAGTACGGTGAAAACCAGATGCGCATTTTCCTTAAAGATGCTCTTGATAGTTATCTCACTGGTCGTGCGTTGGAAGGAACAAGAGAGCGACCCCTGATTTACAATGAGAACCAACAATACATTCATTACAACAAAGGTTCATTAGTGCTTTATGCCTTAAGCGATTACATCGGAGAATCGGTAATGAATGAAGCCCTTAGCCGGTATATTGACGCTGTTGCTTTCCAGGACGCTCCATATACCACTGCCACCGAATTTACTGCCTTTTTAAAAGAAGCTACCCCTGATTCGTTGAAGTACTTGATTGATGATATGTTCAAAACTATCACCTTGTATGACAACGGAGTAAAAGAAAGCAATTTCTCAGAAACCGAAGATGGTAAATATGAGGTCGAACTTACGGTGCAAACAGTAAAGTACGCCAATAGTGAACGAGGGAAGCGTATTTATACAGATGCGAATGGAGATAGCTTAAGCCTGGAAGTAGAAGGGAGATCCCGACCGGTGCTTTCTCTCCCACTGCAAGACTGGATTGATGTTGGCGTTTTTGCAACAGATGAAGATGGAAAAGAAAAAGTGCTTTACCTGAAAAAGCATAAGTTCGATTCAATTGAAACCACGCTTACTATTATTGTAGATGAAGAACCTATTTCAGCAGGTATAGATCCATATAACAAGCTAATTGATACTGTTTCAGATGACAATCGAAGGCCAGTAAGGAAGGAAGATTAACTGGACTCAGTCTTCCGTACCTTCAAGTAACTTTTGAAGATCATTACTAGTATTTTTGTCGATTACGTCGATTAGCTTATCGTTGTCAAAATTGTATAGCTTAATCACCGAAGGTTCATAGGCCTCATCATACCTACCATCTTTATTATGATCTATGCCAAATTGTATTAACAGATCTGTGGTGTTCTCTACAAAATTGAAGTATTGAACATCTAAACCTTCAATAGAAATATTCCTGAGCTCTCCTTCTGAAAACGAATACAGGTACAGAGATTTCATATCTCTAAGATTTATAACACCATCTCTGAAAGTATCTTCCGAAGATGCCTTCATTAGAACTATGATATCTTCATTAATATAATTTGTATTAATCTCTCCGAAGTTCACCCGCTTATCAAAGAGCTTTGAAATTGTTTTATTCTTTTGGTCATAAATCAAGAGGTTATTGAAAGAACCATATATACTACTTGAATATCTCCTGTCAATTTTTCCCTGTGGATATCCAGCCATATCGAATAGTCCATATATATCCGGATCAATGAATTCTGCAGCGTTTAGTGTCTTATGTTTTACTGGAATCAAGTACTTGAGATTTAGGGTATCTACCAGGCTGGGAAAATCATATGAAACAACCTGAAGGCGCTTATTTTCCTCCTGAAGTTCTTCAATCCGTTCTTCCGAAAGTATTCCAGGCTCGTCATCTCCCGAATCTAACATCCATTTTATCTCTGAAACCCCCATAATAATTACTAATATCAAAACTGCGAAAGCAATTAGGGTCATTATAGTACCAAGAAGGGCCAGTAACTTCTGATTGTAATTTTTAAGCTTTTCATTACTCATATCAGTTTTGTTATAGTCTAATAACTAAAGGAATTACCGTGCTTCCCCAATGAAACCTCAATATCGCTGAATCTTCGGTTACTTCCGGAAAGTAAAAAGCCAGCACTTCCATATGAACTCCTTCTTCAGGAATAGCAGTAATTCTTAATTCGTCTTCACCTTCCGGGTATCTGCTGTGCCAGGCATCCCACTGATTACTAAAGATCACCGTCCATTCGGTTTCTCCTGGGATAGTCCATACACTGTACTTTCCTTTCTTCAGTTCGCTTCCATTTATGGAAACATCTTCTGAAAACTCAATGGTAGTAGCTTCGTTAGCGCCGGGCATCCAAACCTTGTCATAGTTCACAATGCCTTCATCACCAAATAGTACTCTTCCTCGTGCTACCGGGCGGTGATACTCAATACTTATCATAGTTTGAGCAATTTGCTGAGAAACGGTTCCTTTCTGGCTTTTCCGCACTGATTGGGCATTAGCAAGATCAGTTACTAATAGCCCTAGTAAAAGAGTAAAATAAATGGTGCCTTTCATAGACAGGTTTTTTTGAATTGCGAATATGTTCGACGTTCAGAATATAGACTTCGCGGTTACATAAGATCAATCCGCCTCAGCTATTAGTTGTAAAACCGTACCTTATTTTTTTAGGATAATATTTAGAAATAACAAGTCCTTGCATGTTATTATTTATTTGATATATTCTTCCGTCAATACGAATAAATAAGGGTATATAATGGCTTGGTTAACACGGGATGAGGTTAAGGATATAGTATGTGATTCCTTAAACGAAATTGGAAATTTTAATGGGGACTGTGAAGAGATTTTGATTGCAGAAATTGAGGATGTATATAAGCTTGATTTTTGTGATGCAATTCAGAATCGCATGGATGAAAGGGGTTTCGAAGTAGATCTATCCCTCAATGATGATACGTCTGGGATAAATAATATGAATAAGATTAGTTCTCTTATTGATTATGTCAGAGTAAATCAAATGAGAGCAATATGAAAGCTAAAATCTTATTTAATGTAATTCTTTTGGTGTTAGTTTTCATACCAGGGATTACATACGCCCAAAATGAAGTCATTTCATCGGATCTAAGTTTTTCAACCGTTATTCGAACACCAGGTAAAAGTAGTAGTAGTGAACCTCCTTCATTTACCATCAAATTTACCATTAATGATATGCCTAATGATAGGTCTCTTAAAGATCCTAAAGATTATGACGAAGATGAACTGGATATGCTTGACCTGTATGCAAAAATTCAAGTCGAAAGAAAAAATTCTGAATTAGGAACTCCATATGTTGCTCCCTCGTCTAAAGAGCGCTTAACCGTTGGACCAAACTCCTTCAATATAATCTATGAGGTTTCTTCGAAACAGGACGTTGAATGGTATGCTCAAGACCCAAATTATATTAAGCCACATGCAAAAGAGGATATCGAACTTTTGCTTGATAATGATCAAATCCTAATAATCAAAAAAGAAGCCTTTAATACTCTGGATTTCTCGTCCTTTGTACTATTAAATGATACTCAAAGAGAAGATTTGCTAGATGCACTTGGAGGGTTTAAATCCATCTACTATGATCGTTTTGACGCTGGCTGGAGAGACTCTGGCTCTGACTCATTAAATGGCAATGGCTATATAGACTTTGCAAAGTCATTTAATCTATTCAATACGGAAAATCTCTTTCTCTTCCTAGAAGTAGAAGGTTTGCTATCGACAGATATTGATGATATTTCCTCATACTTGAAAATTTCTCCAGTCAGTTTTAACTATAAAAAAATTCACTTGGATGCTTCTTATCAAACAAGTTTGGATTCAGATGAACAAAGAATACTTGGGAGAGTTTCTTTACGAGGCTTGATTAAAGACAATCCACTGGATAGTTATGTAAGTCAACTTTCGAAAGGTTATAACAGACTTCGTTTAAAACCTTACTTTAATGCAGGAGTTTCAGCGATATATTATACCCAATCGGATGATTCTGAGTTGAGTGAGGGTCAATTCTTGGAACCCTATTTTGATTTCTTATATATAGTTCCGATTTCAGAAAAGTATACAGCCCGATTTGATACGTATTTGTTCTGGCGATCGGAGAGAAATAAACTTGACTTCATTTCTGATAACATTAAAGTTCAAGGCACTTTACAGCTCAGTTATGGAATAGGAACAGACGCCGAAATAGTAGGTAAATATTCCTACGGAACCTTTGGATTAACTAATGAGATTGATAATAGACTTATGATCGGTTTCTTGATGGACATATTGAGTAATTAATCAATCCCCAAAATCTTACGATTTGTAGCTTCATCCACTTCGCCGCCAGCAAAATCATCAAAGGCTTTTTCGGTTACTTTAATAATATGGGCTTGAATGAATGGAGCTCCTTCTTCTGCTCCTTGCTCTGGTGATTTGATACAGCATTCCCATTCCATTACCGCCCAGCCGTCATACCCATACTGACTTAATTTGGAGAAAATGGCTGCGAAGTCAATTTGTCCATCTCCTAGCGAACGGAATCGGCCAGGCCGATCCGCCCATCCCTGATATCCCCCATACACTCCCGATTTACCTGTGGGATTGAACTCGGCATCCTTAACGTGGAACATGCGGATGTACTCATGATAAAAGTCGATATGCTGGAGATAATCCAGTTGCTGAAGCACATAATGGCTCGGATCATACAACATCTTAACCGAACTATGATTTCCGGTAGCTTCCAGGAACCGCTCGAATGTCACGCCATCGTGCAAATCTTCTCCCGGATGAATTTCATAGCATACCTCTACACCTTCCTCCTTACAATGATCAAGAATTGGCATCCATCGTTTTGCTAATTCTTCAAAAGCATTTTCAACCAGACCAGCCGGGCGTTGTGGCCACGGATACACAAAGGGCCAGGCCAACGCTCCCGAAAAGCTCGCCATTACATTTATACCAAGATGTTTACTTGCAGTTGCGGCGTACTTCACTTGCTGCTTTGCCCATTCAGTTCGCTCATTGGGTTTCCCCTGAAGATTGTCGGGAGCAAAGGCATCAAACATGGTATCAAAGGCGGGATGAACAGCTACTAATTGCCCCTGTAAATGCGTAGAAAGTTCGGAGATTTCCAGCCCTGCTTCATTTACAACACCTTTTATTTCATCGCAATAATCTTTACTGGTTCCGGCTTTTTCAAGATCGATTACCCGACCGTCCCAACTTGGAATTTGAACCGCTTTATATCCCAACCCTGCTGCCCATTCACATATGCTTTTTAAATTATTGAAGGGCTCAACGTCATCCATGAATTGCGCCAAAAAAATTGCTGGTCCTTTGATTGTCTTCATCTCATTTATCTCCTAAAATTTGTTTCAATACTTTTATTCTACTTCGTCTAATGAAAAATTTAAAATGTCTAACATTTGCGAGGAGTGAATACGACGAAGCAATCTCAGTATTTAAACATTAACCGGAGATTGCTTCTCCCGACATTCGTCGGGATCGCAAAGGTTCTATTTAAATCTTTCATTTTGAATTTTTAATTCATTAGTGTTCTACGTTGATCCAAACATTACCTTTTTCGGTAGATTCTACTATCGCATCTACCATACTCATTCCATGAACTCCTTCATCAATCTCGGGATAATCATACACTTCCATATCGTGATTTTCTCCTGCATTATGAGCTCGAACATGCATGGCAAAATTTCTATAAATGTTCGCGAAAGCTTCTAAATATCCCTCTGGATGACCCGCTGGAGTTCTTGAATTCGCCTGAGCTGCTTCAGATACATAACCTGTTCCGGCTCGATATTCTTCAGCAGGTTTGTCCGTCCAGCTAACCAATAATGTATTTGGATCGCGTTGTG comes from the Balneola sp. genome and includes:
- a CDS encoding DUF2911 domain-containing protein, with product MKGTIYFTLLLGLLVTDLANAQSVRKSQKGTVSQQIAQTMISIEYHRPVARGRVLFGDEGIVNYDKVWMPGANEATTIEFSEDVSINGSELKKGKYSVWTIPGETEWTVIFSNQWDAWHSRYPEGEDELRITAIPEEGVHMEVLAFYFPEVTEDSAILRFHWGSTVIPLVIRL
- a CDS encoding sugar phosphate isomerase/epimerase, translating into MKTIKGPAIFLAQFMDDVEPFNNLKSICEWAAGLGYKAVQIPSWDGRVIDLEKAGTSKDYCDEIKGVVNEAGLEISELSTHLQGQLVAVHPAFDTMFDAFAPDNLQGKPNERTEWAKQQVKYAATASKHLGINVMASFSGALAWPFVYPWPQRPAGLVENAFEELAKRWMPILDHCKEEGVEVCYEIHPGEDLHDGVTFERFLEATGNHSSVKMLYDPSHYVLQQLDYLQHIDFYHEYIRMFHVKDAEFNPTGKSGVYGGYQGWADRPGRFRSLGDGQIDFAAIFSKLSQYGYDGWAVMEWECCIKSPEQGAEEGAPFIQAHIIKVTEKAFDDFAGGEVDEATNRKILGID
- a CDS encoding ABC transporter ATP-binding protein, with the translated sequence MKLTLSNISKTYKNGVRALDNVSVEIEAGMFGLLGPNGAGKSTLMRTVATLQEPDSGTAFLDDLDILNNQIELRKVLGYLPQSFGVYPKMSAEDLLDYFAKLKGISSKAERNKIVHAALEVTNLFEVRRKNVAGYSGGMKQRFGIAQLLLNNPKLIIVDEPTAGLDPAERNRFLNVLREIGTNNIVIFSTHIVDDVKELCTDMAIMNGGKILAHQTPEESTKQLEGQIWTKNIQREELETHEASFNVISSNFNQDNSLNIRVHNLTKPDESFSAKKPELEDVYFVTLHQDQQTVEAGA